From one Paractinoplanes brasiliensis genomic stretch:
- a CDS encoding NAD(P) transhydrogenase subunit alpha → MTTVGVLRETAGRERRVAITPDGVTRLRRTGVRVLVETGAGRHAWFSDPDYAAAGADIGGRQQVYGESDVLLVVRPPDDVAALPAGRVLIGLLDPLGDPALAQTLAEQGVTAISLDLLPRTLSRAQPMDALTSQANVAGYKAALLAAEAYGGFFPMLVTAAGTTRPAQVLVLGAGVAGLQAIATARRLGALVTGYDVRAQARADIASTGAAVLSMDATQDGDGGYARALDEDEAATQLRALTQAVPRFDVVITTAKVPGGRSPLLVSEDALRAMRPGSVVLDLGGGNVAGSAPDTRTVTDHGVTVIGAPNLAATVPVAASTAYARNVVALISSLMPEGRLPGESSDEVLAAVLVCRDGAVVHPRLNELETR, encoded by the coding sequence ATGACGACGGTGGGTGTGTTGCGCGAGACCGCCGGGCGCGAACGGCGGGTGGCCATCACACCCGACGGCGTGACCCGGCTGCGCCGTACAGGCGTGCGAGTCCTGGTCGAGACGGGCGCGGGACGCCACGCCTGGTTCAGCGACCCCGACTACGCCGCGGCCGGCGCCGACATCGGGGGCCGGCAGCAGGTGTACGGCGAGAGCGACGTGCTGCTGGTGGTGCGGCCGCCGGACGACGTGGCCGCCCTGCCCGCGGGCCGGGTGCTGATCGGGCTGCTCGACCCGCTCGGCGATCCGGCGCTGGCCCAGACGCTGGCTGAGCAGGGTGTCACGGCGATCAGCCTCGACCTGCTGCCCCGTACGCTCAGCCGGGCCCAGCCGATGGACGCGCTGACCTCACAGGCCAACGTGGCCGGTTACAAGGCGGCGCTGCTCGCGGCCGAGGCGTACGGGGGCTTCTTCCCCATGCTGGTCACGGCGGCCGGCACCACCCGGCCGGCGCAGGTGCTGGTGCTGGGCGCCGGGGTGGCCGGGCTGCAGGCGATCGCGACGGCGCGGCGGCTCGGGGCGTTGGTGACCGGATACGACGTACGGGCTCAGGCCCGCGCCGACATCGCGTCGACGGGAGCCGCGGTGTTGTCGATGGACGCCACTCAGGACGGCGACGGGGGCTATGCGCGGGCGCTGGACGAGGACGAGGCCGCGACCCAGCTGCGCGCGCTGACCCAGGCGGTCCCCCGGTTCGACGTGGTGATCACGACGGCCAAGGTGCCCGGCGGCCGCTCGCCCCTGCTGGTCTCGGAGGACGCGTTGCGGGCCATGCGCCCGGGCTCGGTGGTGCTCGACCTGGGCGGCGGCAACGTGGCGGGTTCGGCCCCCGACACGCGGACGGTCACCGACCACGGCGTCACGGTGATCGGGGCGCCCAATCTGGCCGCCACTGTGCCGGTGGCGGCGTCCACGGCGTACGCGAGAAACGTCGTCGCCCTCATCAGCAGCCTGATGCCCGAGGGGCGGCTTCCCGGCGAGAGCAGCGACGAGGTCCTCGCGGCGGTGCTGGTCTGCCGCGACGGCGCTGTCGTGCACCCCCGACTCAACGAACTGGAGACCCGATGA